Below is a genomic region from Streptomyces ferrugineus.
ACGATGTCCTCGGGGGACACCTCGGTGCCGGTACGGGCGTGGAGCAGGTCGTCCGGGGTGGCGCGGTCCTCGGACGGCCCGGACGCTTCGGGCTGGGACGTCGGCATCATCTCTGCTCCTCGGATCCGGATCACTGGTTCGGGCCCGGTGAGGTCATCGGGTCTGTTATCACCATTCAACGCCTGAGCGGACCCTGCATCCGGAAGGGGCCGCAGACCCGCCCCGCACCGGGACCACGTCAGCCCTCGAAGGGCGTCAGCGTCAGCGTGATCCCCGTCGGCGCCGTGTCCTGGATGTACGAGGCGAAGTCGGCCACGTCGTCGAAGGCGAAGCCGTACGCCCTGCCGTCCTCGGTGGCCGTGTGCATCGCCTTGGCGTAGTGGTTGGTCAGGTCGGTCCGGTAGAAGGCGGCGGCGTCGGTCGTCGGCTGGGCGGGGTGGCTGAGCAGGGTCGAGCGGTTGAAGCCGGCGCCGAGGATCGCGGCGACGGGCCCCGTCGTGCCGTCGTTCGGGGCGGCGAGGTTGCCGTCGCAGAACAGCACGTCCCGGGTCGACGGCTTGGCGAAGGACACCTGCGCGGGCCCGTCGAAGGTGAACCGGTCGCCGCGCACCCGCCCGGTGAACGCCCCCGCGTTGGTGGTGACGGTGAGGTCCCGCCCGGTGTACGTGCTCCACACCTCGTCGATGTACGGCGCGAGGTAGTCTTTGGCGAACAGCCCGGCGTCCAGGCCGTGGCCCGGTGCGATGACGCGGGTGTCGTCCACGACGAGCCGGGCGAACTCCTCGACCTGGCGGACCGCGGCGAACGCGGCGGCACGTCCACCGGCGCGCAGCTTGCCCGTGGTCTGGTCCTCGGCGCCGGTCAGACGGATGCTCAGCGGCACGCTGAACATGTCGACCATGGTGGTGTTGCAGAACATCCCCGACGCGTTGTACGTGAACTCGGCGCAGTCGTGCAGCACCGGGTAGTTGGGGTCCGAGGTCACCCAGCCGGCCGGGTACTGCAGCGCGGCGTTGCCGTTGCCGTCGGTGACGGCCTTGAACTTGAGCTTCTCGCCGAGCGACACATAGATCCGGCCGGACATGTGGGGCAGGGACAGCCGGGTCTCGCCGCTGCCGGCGAGGGAGATGGCGTAGTCGGTGAAGCCGTCGGGGCCGTTGTCCGACAGCGCGATCGGCGCGAGGGTGCCGTCGGGCGTGACACGGACCTGCCTGCCGTCCTGGTTGCCGACGATGTAGAGGTGGACGTTCGCGTTGCCGAAGGAGCCGCTGTCGTTGACGATCGTCAGCGGCAGCGGACCCGCAGCGGCGGGCGCGCCATTGCCCGCGGACGTGCCCGCGAGGGCGTACGGGCCCATCGTGGCGGCGGCGGGGACGGCCACCGCCGCACCGCCCAGGGTGAACAGAAGCCTGCGTCGGCCGAGTCGGCGCTGGTGACGGGAAGTCATGTGGGGGGTCTCCCGGAGTACTTGTGGGGGTACTGGGGCCGTGGCGGCGAGCCGTGCGGCCCGGCTCGCCTGAGAGCGCTCTCGAAGCGGGTCGGACCGACCTCGGCCACCACCGATGGGCCCCGATGCTACGCACGACCACGGCATTGGCCAATGGGTCTGCACCAAGTTCAAATCCCCTTGAGGTGCGTGAACTTGACGGACAGCGAAACGGGCACGGCCGCTTAAGCCCTGCCTAAGGCCTGTTTAAGCCTGGTGGTCGTCTTGAGAGCGCTTTCACCTTCTAAACCGATGGACGCCCCTGCCGAAGATCACATATCCTGTGGCTCCACGCCCTGAGACGGACGGAAGGAGGCGAGTGCCGTGCGGTTCACATCACTTCAGCGCTCCCTTTTCCGTGACCCCGGCGTGCGTATCGCGATCTGACCGGGAGCGCTCCAAGCAGCCCACATCCCGGAGGAATCCGTGACCGAACTGGTCATCCGCGCGCTCACCGAGAGCGACGCCCATCTCTTCGACGCACACCCCGACCCGCTCGGCGCCCGTGAGGGCCACCGGCAGACCCGATTCCGCCCCGAGTGGAAGCGGGTGGCCCTGCGCGACGGCGACGTCGTCGCACGTGGCGCCTGGTGGGGCGGCCCCGACGACTCGGAGCCCCTCAACATCAACTGGTTCGACGTGGCCGACGGCGAGGAGGAGGCCGGCGCCGAACTCCTGCGCTCCGCCCCCTGGCGGGTCGAACTCGAGATCAACCTGCCCGGCGGCTGGCGCGACGACCCCGCCCTCAAGGCAGCCGCCGAGGCCCGCTTCAACGCCGCCCGCGCGGCCGGATACGAACTCCTCGTCGAACGCTTCCTGTACCGCTGGACCCCCGACCTCGGCCTGCCCGAGCGCCCCGGACGCCTGCGCTTCAGCGCCGAGCCCGACGACGCGGTCTTCTTCGACGCCCTGCGCCGCATCCACTCCGTCACCCTGGACGCACACGCACTGCGGGACATCGAGGAGGGCGGCCTCGACAAGGCCGCCCAGGAGGAGCTGGACTTCTTCCACTGGTGCCCGTCCCCACGGGAGTGGTGGCAGGTCGCCCACACCCCGGAGGGCGACCTCGCCGGCATCCACATCCCGGCCCACAACCCCTCCGGCCCGACCGTCGGGTTCATCGGGGTCGTCCCGGAACAGCGCGGCCACGGCTACGCCTACGACCTACTCTCCGAGTGCACCCACGTCCTCGTCGAGCAGGGCGCGGAGTTCGTCACCGGCGCGACGGACCAGGGCAACTTCCCGATGGCCGCGAACTTCGCCAGGGCGGGCTACCCCGTCGTCAAGGAACGGATCAACTTCCATGGGGTGAGCCAGGAGTAGCGACGCCAGGCCCCGCGTCACGCGACGGCGGTCCCCTCGAGCTCGACCATCTGGCCGGGGACCGCCAGTCGTGTCACCCCGAGCATCGTGGTGGCCGGCGCCACCCCGGCGGCGCCCAACCGCGACGCCAGCACGCCGTAGTGCGGGAACAGCAGATCGACGTCGGTGGTGTAGACGTTGAGCCGGACGAGGTTCGCGAGGGACATGCCGGCCTCGCCGAGCACGGCCTCCAGGTTGTCGAGGCTCAGCGCCAGTTGTGCGGCCATGTCGCCCTCGTGCAGGGGCTTGCCGTCGTCGCTCATCGCTGTCTGTCCCGAGCAGTACAGGGTCCGGGTGTGCCCGGAGACGATCTCACCCTGGTTGAATCCCAGCTCCGCCGACCACGTCACCGGGTTGACCGCCGTTCGTTCCACTGCCACATCAGCTCCATTCGATTCCTGGAATTTCGTTCCTGGGAGCAAGGAGCCTTCCAACAAAGCACGACATCCTTTGTCATGTATTCGATAGGGTTTTCGTGTGCGCGCCGATCGGTTGGTCTCCCTGGTGTTGCTGCTGCGTCAGCGCGGTCGGC
It encodes:
- a CDS encoding GNAT family N-acetyltransferase → MTELVIRALTESDAHLFDAHPDPLGAREGHRQTRFRPEWKRVALRDGDVVARGAWWGGPDDSEPLNINWFDVADGEEEAGAELLRSAPWRVELEINLPGGWRDDPALKAAAEARFNAARAAGYELLVERFLYRWTPDLGLPERPGRLRFSAEPDDAVFFDALRRIHSVTLDAHALRDIEEGGLDKAAQEELDFFHWCPSPREWWQVAHTPEGDLAGIHIPAHNPSGPTVGFIGVVPEQRGHGYAYDLLSECTHVLVEQGAEFVTGATDQGNFPMAANFARAGYPVVKERINFHGVSQE
- a CDS encoding RidA family protein, translating into MERTAVNPVTWSAELGFNQGEIVSGHTRTLYCSGQTAMSDDGKPLHEGDMAAQLALSLDNLEAVLGEAGMSLANLVRLNVYTTDVDLLFPHYGVLASRLGAAGVAPATTMLGVTRLAVPGQMVELEGTAVA
- a CDS encoding glycoside hydrolase family 64 protein, producing MTSRHQRRLGRRRLLFTLGGAAVAVPAAATMGPYALAGTSAGNGAPAAAGPLPLTIVNDSGSFGNANVHLYIVGNQDGRQVRVTPDGTLAPIALSDNGPDGFTDYAISLAGSGETRLSLPHMSGRIYVSLGEKLKFKAVTDGNGNAALQYPAGWVTSDPNYPVLHDCAEFTYNASGMFCNTTMVDMFSVPLSIRLTGAEDQTTGKLRAGGRAAAFAAVRQVEEFARLVVDDTRVIAPGHGLDAGLFAKDYLAPYIDEVWSTYTGRDLTVTTNAGAFTGRVRGDRFTFDGPAQVSFAKPSTRDVLFCDGNLAAPNDGTTGPVAAILGAGFNRSTLLSHPAQPTTDAAAFYRTDLTNHYAKAMHTATEDGRAYGFAFDDVADFASYIQDTAPTGITLTLTPFEG